A window from Corvus cornix cornix isolate S_Up_H32 chromosome 8, ASM73873v5, whole genome shotgun sequence encodes these proteins:
- the LOC120410394 gene encoding LOW QUALITY PROTEIN: 1-phosphatidylinositol phosphodiesterase-like (The sequence of the model RefSeq protein was modified relative to this genomic sequence to represent the inferred CDS: inserted 1 base in 1 codon) yields the protein METWSRRSAAFDCVPQPAACCPDWMAELPDALPLSRLSIPGTHDSLSLFGGRRLRCQSWGLEAQLAAGIRFLDVRCKLSRGELRIYHLCTFQRASLRGVLRRTLRFLRAHPGEAVLMRIKEELPIFSRPGFAAQLHRCLLEEGQGCVWCREEVPTLGQVRGKIVVLEALAREVLGIPYEQLSISDAWNVLSLERKWARVRRHLEKAAGGDPATMYLTFCSGNGLFTCPEEVARFVNPRCCQHLRRRGGQPVRWGVVIMDFPGAGLLRLIVDSNGPRAKGRGTAAPGTPTVPCRHPRGXRGRTPQPAQLCSLPAPLSLGKDAAPGPAPQPKDVSAWRAKAGKSGFLGLAEHRKAFVG from the exons ATGGAGACATGGTCCCGGCGCAGCGCTGCCTTCGATTGCGtaccccagccagcagcctgctGCCCCGACTGGATGGCGGAGCTCCCCGACGCCCTACCCCTCTCCCGCCTCTCCATCCCTGGCACCCACGACTCCCTCAGCCTGTTCGGCGGCCGGCGCCTGCGGTGCCAGAGCTGGGGCCTGGAGGCCCAGCTGGCGGCCGGCATCCGCTTCCTGGATGTGCGCTGCAAGCTATCGCGGGGTGAGCTCCGCATCTACCACCTCTGCACCTTCCAGCGGGCCAGCCTGCGCGGCGTCCTGCGCCGCACCCTGCGCTTCCTCCGCGCCCACCCCGGCGAGGCCGTGCTTATGCGCATCAAGGAGGAGCTGCCCATCTTCTCCCGGCCCGGCTTCGCTGCCCAGCTGCACCGCTGCCTGCTGGAGGAGGGACAGGGCTGTGTGTGGTGCCGGGAGGAGGTGCCAACCCTGGGCCAGGTGCGCGGGAAGATCGTGGTGCTGGAGGCGCTGGCGCGGGAGGTGCTGGGCATTCCCTACGAGCAGCTGAGCATCAGCGACGCCTGGAACGTGCTCTCACTGGAGCGCAAGTGGGCCCGGGTGCGGCGGCACCTGGAGAAGGCGGCCGGCGGAGACCCCGCTACCATGTACCTCACCTTCTGCTCCGGCAATGGGCTCTTCACCTGCCCCGAGGAGGTGGCCCGCTTTGTGAACCCccgctgctgccagcacctgcGGCGCCGGGGCGGCCAGCCCGTGCGCTGGGGGGTGGTCATCATGGACTTCCCTGGTGCAGGCCTTCTCCGGCTCATCGTGGACAGCAACGGCCCGCGGGCCAAAGGACGCGGCACAGCGGCCCCCGGCACCCCCACGGTACCGTGCCGGCACCCCCGCG AAAGGGGACGGACGCCGCAGCCGGCACAGCTCTGCTCGCTGCCCGCGCCGCTGTCCCTCGGGAAGGACGCTGCTCCCGGCCCCGCGCCTCAGCCGAAGGACGTCAGTGCCTGGAGGGCAAAAGCGGGCAAAAGCGGGTTTCTAGGTCTTGCAGAGCACCGGAAAGCCTTCGTGGGATAA